One genomic window of Microtus ochrogaster isolate Prairie Vole_2 chromosome 21, MicOch1.0, whole genome shotgun sequence includes the following:
- the LOC101980806 gene encoding alcohol dehydrogenase 4 isoform X2 gives MGTKGKVITCKAAIAWETGSPLCIEEVEVSPPRAHEVRIQVIAMCVCPTDINATNPKKKALFPVVLGHECAGIVESVGPGVTNFKPGDKVIPFFAPQCKKCKFCLSPLTNLCGKLRNFKCPTIDQELMEDRTSRFTCKGKPIYHFMGVSSFSQYTVVSEANLARVNDEANLERVCLIGCGFSSGYGAAINTAKVTPGSTCAVFGLGCVGLSAVIGCKAAGASRIIAVDINSEKFPRAKALGATDCLNPKDLDKPVQDVITELTNGGVDFSLDCAGTAQTLKAAVDCTTFGWGSCTVVGAKVDEMSIPTVDMIMGRSIKGTFFGGWKSVDSVPHLVTAYMNKQFDLDILVTHNLPFDKINEAIDLMNQGKSIRIILTF, from the exons ATGGGCACCAAGGGAAAA GTTATTACATGCAAGGCAGCCATTGCCTGGGAAACAGGCAGTCCCCTTTGCATTGAAGAAGTTGAAGTATCTCCCCCTAGGGCTCATGAAGTTCGAATTCAG GTaattgccatgtgtgtgtgtcctactgACATCAATGCTACCAATCCTAAGAAGAAAGCTCTCTTCCCGGTTGTCCTTGGCCATGAGTGTGCAGGAATTGTAGAAAGCGTTGGGCCAGGAGTCACCAACTTCAAGCCAG GTGACAAAGTAATCCCATTCTTTGCACCACAGTGTAAAAAGTGCAAGTTCTGTTTGAGCCCTCTTACAAACCTCTGCGGGAAACTCCG gaaCTTTAAGTGCCCCACTATTGATCAAGAGCTCATGGAAGACAGAACTAGCAGATTCACCTGCAAAGGGAAGCCAATTTACCATTTCATGGGAGTCAGTTCATTCTCTCAGTACACTGTGGTTTCAGAAGCCAATCTTGCTAGAGTCAATGACGAGGCAAACCTGGAGAGAGTTTGTCTGATTGGATGTGGGTTCTCATCCGGCTACGGGGCTGCCATCAACACTGCCAAG GTCACCCCTGGTTCCACCTGTGCCGTCTTTGGCCTGGGCTGCGTAGGCCTTTCTGCCGTAATCGGGTGTAAAGCAGCAGGCGCCTCCAGGATCATAGCTGTTGACATCAACAGTGAGAAGTTTCCCAGAGCCAAGGCCCTGGGAGCCACTGACTGCCTTAACCCCAAAGACCTAGATAAACCCGTCCAGGATGTCATCACTGAACTGACCAACGGAGGTGTGGATTTCTCCCTGGACTGTGCGGGAACAGCTCAGACCTTG AAAGCAGCGGTGGACTGCACGACATTTGGCTGGGGATCGTGTACTGTGGTTGGAGCAAAGGTCGACGAGATGAGTATACCCACTGTGGACATGATAATGGGCCGGTCTATCAAAGGAACATTCTTTGgtg GTTGGAAAAGTGTGGATTCTGTGCCACACCTGGTTACTGCCTACATGAATAAGCAGTTCGATCTGGACATACTTGTGACCCATAACCTACCTTTCGACAAAATCAATGAGGCAATCGACCTGATGAACCAAGGAAAAAG cATCCGAATAATCCTGACCTTTTGA
- the LOC101980806 gene encoding alcohol dehydrogenase 4 isoform X1 has translation MGTKGKVITCKAAIAWETGSPLCIEEVEVSPPRAHEVRIQVIAMCVCPTDINATNPKKKALFPVVLGHECAGIVESVGPGVTNFKPGDKVIPFFAPQCKKCKFCLSPLTNLCGKLRNFKCPTIDQELMEDRTSRFTCKGKPIYHFMGVSSFSQYTVVSEANLARVNDEANLERVCLIGCGFSSGYGAAINTAKVTPGSTCAVFGLGCVGLSAVIGCKAAGASRIIAVDINSEKFPRAKALGATDCLNPKDLDKPVQDVITELTNGGVDFSLDCAGTAQTLKAAVDCTTFGWGSCTVVGAKVDEMSIPTVDMIMGRSIKGTFFGGWKSVDSVPHLVTAYMNKQFDLDILVTHNLPFDKINEAIDLMNQGKSVDRRKFFSHLR, from the exons ATGGGCACCAAGGGAAAA GTTATTACATGCAAGGCAGCCATTGCCTGGGAAACAGGCAGTCCCCTTTGCATTGAAGAAGTTGAAGTATCTCCCCCTAGGGCTCATGAAGTTCGAATTCAG GTaattgccatgtgtgtgtgtcctactgACATCAATGCTACCAATCCTAAGAAGAAAGCTCTCTTCCCGGTTGTCCTTGGCCATGAGTGTGCAGGAATTGTAGAAAGCGTTGGGCCAGGAGTCACCAACTTCAAGCCAG GTGACAAAGTAATCCCATTCTTTGCACCACAGTGTAAAAAGTGCAAGTTCTGTTTGAGCCCTCTTACAAACCTCTGCGGGAAACTCCG gaaCTTTAAGTGCCCCACTATTGATCAAGAGCTCATGGAAGACAGAACTAGCAGATTCACCTGCAAAGGGAAGCCAATTTACCATTTCATGGGAGTCAGTTCATTCTCTCAGTACACTGTGGTTTCAGAAGCCAATCTTGCTAGAGTCAATGACGAGGCAAACCTGGAGAGAGTTTGTCTGATTGGATGTGGGTTCTCATCCGGCTACGGGGCTGCCATCAACACTGCCAAG GTCACCCCTGGTTCCACCTGTGCCGTCTTTGGCCTGGGCTGCGTAGGCCTTTCTGCCGTAATCGGGTGTAAAGCAGCAGGCGCCTCCAGGATCATAGCTGTTGACATCAACAGTGAGAAGTTTCCCAGAGCCAAGGCCCTGGGAGCCACTGACTGCCTTAACCCCAAAGACCTAGATAAACCCGTCCAGGATGTCATCACTGAACTGACCAACGGAGGTGTGGATTTCTCCCTGGACTGTGCGGGAACAGCTCAGACCTTG AAAGCAGCGGTGGACTGCACGACATTTGGCTGGGGATCGTGTACTGTGGTTGGAGCAAAGGTCGACGAGATGAGTATACCCACTGTGGACATGATAATGGGCCGGTCTATCAAAGGAACATTCTTTGgtg GTTGGAAAAGTGTGGATTCTGTGCCACACCTGGTTACTGCCTACATGAATAAGCAGTTCGATCTGGACATACTTGTGACCCATAACCTACCTTTCGACAAAATCAATGAGGCAATCGACCTGATGAACCAAGGAAAAAG